A window from Candidatus Nitrospira neomarina encodes these proteins:
- a CDS encoding site-2 protease family protein, giving the protein MDHESPEPSTPSENKPTPPPSLLNPIAPTDPLPRTNPPAPPPLIRSISTNDIRQDHTTQTSSRGMDHWQSLEPELLETEDEVDEFSPPPPSAFSQWGLPILLFGLTVFTTLWAGAFQVNTKPVNGAWDFLMRYPGSLVNGIPFAATLLGILVTHEFGHYLLSRIHRVPASLPLFIPGPPHFIGTFGAVIRMRSAIMNRRALFDIGVAGPIAGFIAAVVAIIIGLSLSHIVPRSQTYGLQLGEPLLLQWFGWLMFGPIPPTHDIVLHPIAFAAWFGFFVTAINLLPLGQLDGGHVAFAVLGRRQRSLALGTIPILIYLGLTGWPGWILWVGLASLVGIGHPPVIDPDIVLGKHRRWVAWAALAIFIVTFAPVPFSVG; this is encoded by the coding sequence ATGGATCACGAATCGCCTGAACCTTCCACTCCTTCAGAGAATAAGCCAACTCCCCCGCCTTCTCTGTTGAATCCAATTGCCCCCACCGATCCACTGCCACGGACCAACCCACCCGCTCCTCCGCCCCTAATCAGGTCTATCTCTACAAACGACATACGTCAAGACCACACAACCCAAACATCCTCCCGCGGAATGGATCATTGGCAATCACTTGAACCTGAACTACTCGAAACTGAAGATGAGGTGGACGAATTCTCTCCTCCACCTCCCAGCGCTTTTTCTCAATGGGGACTTCCTATTTTGCTTTTTGGGCTCACCGTATTCACCACACTCTGGGCAGGAGCATTTCAAGTGAATACGAAACCCGTCAATGGGGCCTGGGATTTTTTAATGCGCTATCCTGGCTCTTTAGTCAATGGGATCCCCTTTGCCGCAACTCTTTTAGGTATCCTCGTCACCCATGAATTCGGGCATTACCTCCTCTCCCGCATTCATCGTGTGCCCGCGTCCTTACCGCTGTTCATCCCTGGTCCTCCACACTTCATCGGTACCTTTGGGGCCGTAATTCGCATGCGATCGGCCATTATGAATCGGCGGGCACTTTTTGATATTGGCGTTGCGGGTCCCATTGCAGGCTTTATCGCAGCAGTCGTGGCTATTATAATCGGACTCTCCCTTTCCCATATCGTCCCACGTTCACAAACCTACGGCTTACAGTTGGGCGAACCACTCCTCCTGCAATGGTTTGGCTGGCTCATGTTTGGCCCTATTCCACCTACGCACGATATTGTACTCCATCCCATTGCCTTCGCCGCATGGTTCGGATTTTTCGTCACCGCAATTAATTTACTGCCTTTGGGTCAATTGGACGGCGGCCATGTGGCATTTGCGGTGTTAGGCCGTCGGCAACGCTCACTGGCCTTGGGAACGATTCCCATACTTATTTATTTGGGACTCACGGGTTGGCCTGGATGGATTCTCTGGGTTGGCCTGGCCAGCCTTGTCGGGATTGGCCACCCCCCGGTCATTGACCCTGACATCGTTTTGGGCAAACACCGCCGATGGGTGGCTTGGGCGGCCTTGGCTATTTTCATTGTGACTTTCGCCCCAGTGCCGTTTTCCGTTGGCTGA
- a CDS encoding MBL fold metallo-hydrolase, translated as MSLEDEFCDIIKKARFGQGLGIEILAELAKMEQAEVEHLEKGHRPPTKGEIQGISQALHLRVGPLISLTLDGWLPQPQPEWTTERDLVETIKGDIGGYEVKGYLLTDPATKQALMIDTGYNAKQMLASISRRDLTLIGVCLTHGHTDHAGGLEEILSRWPVPVYLGNGDFDLLPWRPPDASIKIPANHQVIALGELTVECLATPGHTPGGFCYLLSLKGQALCFVGDTLFSGSVGRSNPFSLYPQHLQSVRHTLLHLPKDTALFPGHGPSTTVTEEQAHNPFA; from the coding sequence ATGAGTTTAGAAGACGAATTTTGCGATATCATTAAAAAAGCGCGCTTTGGCCAAGGGCTGGGAATTGAGATCCTGGCGGAATTGGCAAAAATGGAGCAGGCCGAGGTGGAACACCTTGAGAAAGGCCATCGACCTCCGACCAAAGGCGAAATTCAAGGAATTAGCCAGGCCTTACACCTGCGCGTTGGTCCCCTGATAAGCCTGACTTTGGACGGATGGTTACCTCAGCCTCAACCGGAATGGACGACTGAACGCGATCTTGTTGAGACCATCAAAGGCGACATTGGCGGGTATGAGGTCAAAGGCTATCTGTTAACTGATCCAGCCACCAAACAGGCCCTCATGATTGATACAGGGTACAATGCCAAGCAGATGCTTGCGAGCATCTCCCGGCGTGATTTGACCTTGATCGGGGTTTGCCTCACCCATGGGCACACGGACCATGCGGGAGGGCTGGAAGAGATTTTGTCTCGATGGCCAGTGCCGGTCTATCTGGGTAATGGAGATTTCGATCTGCTCCCATGGAGACCACCTGACGCCTCCATAAAAATACCAGCCAACCATCAGGTGATTGCCCTGGGAGAGTTGACGGTTGAATGTTTGGCCACCCCAGGCCATACCCCTGGAGGATTTTGCTATCTGTTATCGCTCAAAGGCCAAGCCTTGTGTTTTGTGGGGGATACGCTCTTTTCCGGTTCGGTGGGGCGTTCAAACCCCTTTTCACTGTATCCCCAGCATTTGCAATCCGTTCGCCATACCCTGTTACACTTACCAAAAGACACCGCCTTGTTTCCTGGCCATGGTCCCTCCACAACAGTGACTGAGGAACAAGCGCACAATCCATTTGCCTGA